Proteins found in one Flavobacterium channae genomic segment:
- a CDS encoding DUF3127 domain-containing protein, translating into MEVLGRVKLINPVQQVSASFKKRELVVTTEEQYPQHILIEFAQDKTDLLNNYNVGEQVKVSINLRGREWVNPQGETKYFNSIQGWRIEKMQAEAPVAPQMPPMPASEAFEPATNFKEEEHDDLPF; encoded by the coding sequence ATGGAAGTTTTAGGAAGAGTAAAATTAATTAACCCAGTACAACAAGTAAGTGCATCTTTCAAAAAAAGAGAGTTAGTAGTTACTACAGAAGAGCAATATCCTCAACATATTTTGATTGAGTTTGCACAAGATAAAACCGATTTATTGAACAATTATAATGTAGGTGAACAAGTAAAGGTTTCTATCAACTTAAGAGGAAGAGAATGGGTTAATCCGCAAGGAGAAACAAAATATTTTAACTCTATTCAAGGTTGGAGAATTGAAAAAATGCAAGCTGAAGCTCCAGTAGCTCCACAAATGCCTCCAATGCCTGCTTCAGAAGCTTTTGAACCTGCAACAAACTTTAAAGAAGAAGAGCACGACGATTTACCTTTCTAA
- the pnuC gene encoding nicotinamide riboside transporter PnuC, which translates to MIEFLFSQYKDYSNLFIFLELTAVVFGTISVLFAKKNNVLVYPTGLVSTLIFVYILLKWKLYGDLIINIYYSIMSILGWYLWTRKKNGVEEFPISVMKKKDFFISSLIFIGTLIFVAFIYHFFDKFTDWTAYVDTFTTGLFFVGMWLMAKRKIENWIIWIVADIISVPLYFYKGLTFSSMQFFVFTIIAIYGYLEWKKYLQNKI; encoded by the coding sequence ATGATAGAGTTTCTTTTTTCTCAGTATAAAGATTACTCTAATCTTTTTATTTTTTTAGAACTTACTGCAGTTGTGTTTGGAACAATTAGTGTTTTGTTTGCTAAAAAAAACAATGTTTTGGTGTATCCGACGGGTTTAGTAAGTACACTTATTTTTGTTTATATATTACTTAAATGGAAATTATATGGTGATTTAATCATTAATATTTATTATTCCATAATGAGTATTCTAGGCTGGTATTTGTGGACAAGAAAGAAAAATGGAGTAGAGGAGTTTCCTATTTCAGTAATGAAAAAGAAAGACTTTTTTATTTCCAGCTTGATTTTTATCGGAACTTTGATTTTTGTAGCCTTTATTTACCATTTTTTTGATAAATTTACAGATTGGACAGCATATGTAGACACATTTACAACAGGTTTGTTTTTTGTGGGGATGTGGCTCATGGCCAAAAGAAAAATTGAAAACTGGATAATTTGGATTGTTGCCGATATTATTTCAGTTCCTTTGTATTTCTATAAAGGGTTAACGTTTTCTAGTATGCAATTTTTTGTATTTACAATTATTGCTATTTACGGTTATTTAGAATGGAAAAAATATTTACAGAACAAGATATAA
- the arfB gene encoding alternative ribosome rescue aminoacyl-tRNA hydrolase ArfB codes for MDKTILQSEFTFKAVRSSGAGGQNVNKVSSKVVLNFDLANSKGLSEDEKVLLQTKIATKLKQDGILILTSEEDRSQLKNKEKVIKKCFKLLENALKVQKERKETKIPRAVKEKRLNSKKVMSVLKQNRKKTNF; via the coding sequence ATGGATAAAACTATTTTACAATCCGAGTTTACTTTCAAAGCGGTAAGAAGTAGCGGAGCTGGCGGACAGAACGTCAATAAAGTATCTTCAAAAGTGGTGCTTAATTTCGATTTGGCTAATTCTAAAGGATTATCTGAGGATGAAAAAGTGTTGCTGCAAACAAAAATTGCTACAAAACTTAAGCAAGATGGAATTTTAATTTTAACTAGCGAAGAAGATAGAAGCCAACTTAAGAACAAGGAAAAAGTCATTAAGAAGTGTTTTAAGTTATTAGAAAATGCACTAAAGGTTCAAAAAGAAAGAAAAGAAACAAAAATTCCTAGAGCTGTTAAAGAAAAACGCCTTAATTCAAAAAAAGTAATGAGTGTTTTAAAACAAAACAGAAAAAAAACAAACTTTTAA
- the greA gene encoding transcription elongation factor GreA: protein MSTVSYYTAEGLKKLREELDQLKSIERPKASQAIAEARDKGDLSENAEYDAAKEAQGLLEMRISKMEELVANARLIDESQLDLSKVLVLSTVKIKNQANGMEMKYTLVAESEADLKTGKISVTSPIGKGLLGKSVGEVAEINVPNGVLKFDVLEITRD from the coding sequence ATGAGTACAGTATCTTATTACACAGCAGAAGGATTAAAAAAATTAAGAGAAGAATTAGACCAACTTAAAAGTATAGAACGCCCAAAAGCGTCACAAGCAATTGCAGAAGCAAGAGATAAAGGAGATTTATCAGAGAATGCAGAATATGATGCTGCAAAAGAAGCACAAGGATTATTAGAAATGAGAATTTCTAAAATGGAAGAGTTAGTTGCAAATGCACGTTTAATTGATGAATCACAATTGGATTTGTCAAAAGTATTGGTATTGTCGACTGTTAAGATTAAAAATCAAGCTAATGGTATGGAAATGAAATACACATTAGTAGCAGAAAGTGAAGCTGATTTAAAAACTGGAAAAATTTCTGTTACATCACCTATTGGTAAAGGATTGTTAGGGAAATCTGTTGGAGAGGTTGCAGAGATAAACGTTCCAAATGGTGTGTTAAAATTTGATGTTTTAGAAATTACAAGAGACTAA
- the aat gene encoding leucyl/phenylalanyl-tRNA--protein transferase, which translates to MYFLTKELYFPPVEMASPEGIVAVGGDLSPERLVLAYNSGIFPWFEDDEPILWWSPPERMVLFFEDLKISKSMRNIINQKKFKVTFNTAFREVIVNCKKIKRKDQPGTWITNNMVEAYCQLHELGIAKSVEVWENDELVGGLYGVDLGHVFCGESMFSKVSNASKIAFIALAKQLEFANYRLLDCQVYNDHLASLGCVEIEREDFLMVLKNI; encoded by the coding sequence ATGTATTTCCTTACCAAAGAATTGTATTTTCCTCCTGTTGAAATGGCTTCTCCTGAAGGTATTGTTGCTGTTGGTGGTGATTTGTCTCCAGAACGATTGGTTTTGGCATATAATTCAGGGATATTTCCTTGGTTTGAAGACGATGAACCTATTTTATGGTGGAGTCCACCTGAGCGAATGGTGTTGTTTTTTGAAGATTTAAAAATTTCGAAAAGCATGCGAAATATCATCAATCAAAAAAAGTTTAAAGTAACGTTTAATACAGCTTTTAGAGAAGTAATTGTAAACTGCAAAAAAATTAAACGAAAAGACCAGCCAGGTACTTGGATTACTAATAATATGGTGGAAGCGTATTGCCAGCTTCATGAGCTTGGTATTGCTAAAAGCGTTGAAGTTTGGGAAAACGATGAATTGGTTGGTGGTTTGTATGGTGTTGATTTAGGACACGTCTTTTGTGGTGAAAGTATGTTTTCAAAGGTTTCCAATGCAAGTAAAATAGCTTTTATAGCATTGGCAAAACAATTGGAATTTGCTAATTATCGTTTATTAGATTGTCAAGTTTATAACGATCATTTAGCAAGTTTGGGTTGTGTGGAAATCGAAAGGGAAGATTTTTTAATGGTTTTGAAAAATATTTAA
- a CDS encoding transglutaminase domain-containing protein: MRQIPENQTKSVAQISDYIKLHFKGEELQIKAAYFFVISTISYDVNFSFTTELFSSDEDFVSKTIANKSGVCIHYAKLFKALLDQLGYQSQIVSGYTKQNNQIAKVSHAWCAIKMKDTNWYVFDPTWDSGYVTTSNMFVSNIASKHYKMLPSEAVKSHMPFDFLWQFSKEPISNREFYNGKNYDNKPLVNFDYQNEIDKYNKLSEIDKAFESSERIQNNEIINDLILEEYNYKKSVFNATRLNKNIEKVTEIIEDYNVAIVLLNDFIIYRNKGFTPTFSDAILLEMIQTPKERLENIQREIFGISSVGKENAASFNELRSSIADAVKQSQEQYDFVKDYISKSKKDRKKMVDKVIWSGKPVKQ; the protein is encoded by the coding sequence ATGCGACAAATTCCTGAAAATCAAACAAAATCTGTAGCTCAAATTTCAGATTATATTAAATTACATTTTAAAGGAGAGGAATTGCAAATTAAGGCGGCATATTTTTTTGTCATTTCTACAATTTCTTATGATGTAAATTTTAGTTTTACAACTGAATTATTTAGTAGTGATGAAGATTTTGTATCCAAAACAATAGCAAATAAATCAGGGGTTTGTATTCACTATGCTAAGCTTTTCAAAGCTTTGCTTGATCAATTAGGATATCAATCTCAAATCGTTTCAGGTTATACAAAACAAAATAATCAAATTGCAAAAGTTTCTCACGCTTGGTGTGCAATAAAGATGAAAGATACTAATTGGTATGTTTTTGATCCAACCTGGGATTCTGGATATGTTACAACAAGCAATATGTTTGTTTCTAATATTGCTTCTAAACATTATAAGATGTTGCCTTCAGAAGCCGTTAAATCGCACATGCCATTTGATTTTTTATGGCAATTTTCTAAAGAACCAATTTCAAATCGTGAATTTTATAACGGTAAAAATTATGATAACAAACCTTTAGTGAACTTTGATTATCAAAATGAGATAGACAAATACAACAAGTTGTCGGAAATTGATAAAGCTTTTGAAAGTTCGGAAAGAATTCAGAATAATGAAATTATAAATGATTTAATTTTAGAAGAGTACAACTATAAAAAAAGTGTATTCAATGCTACAAGATTAAATAAGAATATTGAGAAAGTAACCGAAATTATCGAAGATTACAATGTGGCAATTGTTTTATTAAACGATTTTATAATTTACCGAAACAAAGGGTTTACCCCAACTTTTTCTGATGCAATTCTTTTAGAGATGATTCAAACACCAAAAGAAAGATTGGAAAATATTCAAAGAGAAATTTTCGGGATTAGTAGTGTTGGAAAAGAAAATGCAGCAAGTTTTAATGAGTTAAGATCTTCTATAGCAGATGCAGTTAAACAATCTCAAGAACAGTATGATTTTGTAAAAGATTACATTTCAAAAAGTAAAAAGGATAGAAAAAAAATGGTGGATAAAGTAATTTGGTCTGGAAAGCCAGTTAAACAATAG
- a CDS encoding Rieske (2Fe-2S) protein, with amino-acid sequence MKKYILLFLIPLFFGCEKESFQNNNPYLPNYGFNLNINMNLPQYSSLQFPSNAVYISSAGVGVRGIFVFNTGSGYVAFDAACPNQALSSCSTMTLSGIEAICPCDNARYSLFSGQAQGMQYSMKQYRVEQLDALSLRVYN; translated from the coding sequence ATGAAAAAATACATTTTACTCTTTTTAATTCCTTTATTTTTTGGGTGCGAAAAAGAAAGTTTTCAAAACAACAATCCTTATCTTCCAAACTATGGATTTAATTTGAATATTAATATGAATTTACCACAATATAGCTCTTTACAATTTCCAAGTAATGCTGTTTATATTAGCAGTGCGGGAGTTGGAGTTAGAGGAATTTTTGTGTTTAACACAGGAAGTGGTTATGTAGCTTTTGATGCTGCTTGTCCTAATCAAGCTTTAAGTTCTTGTTCAACTATGACATTAAGCGGTATTGAAGCTATTTGCCCTTGTGATAACGCAAGATATAGTTTGTTTTCTGGTCAGGCACAAGGAATGCAATATTCAATGAAACAATATCGAGTAGAGCAATTAGACGCGCTCTCGCTACGAGTTTACAACTAA
- a CDS encoding TonB-dependent receptor, giving the protein MKTLFKKEGLLPKTKNNYFSFLLPFTFCLLPFVSYSQETQKDTTKVTELKEVTVSSVRAKDKNPITYTNVSKEEIAPRNLGQDVPVLMQYLPSVVSTTDAGNGVGYTYMRVRGSDGSRINVTLNGVPFNDSESQGTFFVNLPDFASSLESVQLQRGVGTSTNGAGAFGASLNMETKSYQEKAYAEVANSFGSFNTRKHTLSFGTGLHNNFELNARVSNVASDGFIDRATSNMFGYFFNANYVKESTLIKLLAFGGKEKTYQAWYGIEDLDGDRTFNPAGMYFDDNGDMQFYDNETDNYWQNHFQLHWTEKWSEKWISNAALHYTIGKGYFEQYKEDEDLTDYNLPAFNGNSISDLVRKRWLDNDFFGATFSLNYKTSQLDLLFGGAANRYLGLHYGEVVWTPNYIPAPNRYYDNYGNKDDMNVYTKASYNITSKLNLFADLQYRMVFYNATSVKFDDVNDTFRFFNPKAGLNFQLDEKNAFYGYFGVANKEPRRDDYESGAIKPERLFDYELGWKYNTKNVKLYANAFYMRYNNQLVMTGALNDVGSPIFTNSGKSYRLGLEVESTIVLTDKLILNPNVTISQNKNEDFYFQRDGVVQNLGNTNIAYSPNFIFGNRFTFLPVKGLQLSLLSKMVGEQYMGNIDSDKSKLDGYFINDFNVSYDWKINKGIKSIVFSGLVNNIFDIEYESNGYFYTYDDTWSGPTPVTIEGTGYYPQAGINFLVGATLKF; this is encoded by the coding sequence ATGAAAACTTTATTCAAAAAAGAGGGCTTATTGCCAAAAACAAAGAATAACTATTTTAGTTTTCTTTTACCTTTTACCTTTTGCCTTTTACCTTTTGTGTCTTATTCTCAAGAAACTCAGAAAGACACTACTAAAGTAACCGAATTAAAAGAAGTTACTGTTTCGTCTGTTAGAGCGAAAGACAAAAATCCAATTACTTACACTAACGTTTCAAAAGAAGAAATTGCTCCAAGAAATTTGGGTCAAGATGTTCCAGTTTTAATGCAATATTTGCCTTCTGTTGTTAGCACTACCGATGCTGGTAACGGAGTTGGTTACACTTACATGCGCGTGCGTGGTTCCGATGGTTCTCGTATTAACGTAACATTAAATGGTGTCCCTTTTAACGATAGTGAAAGTCAAGGGACTTTCTTTGTTAATTTACCTGATTTTGCATCTTCATTAGAAAGTGTTCAGTTGCAAAGAGGTGTTGGAACATCTACAAATGGTGCTGGTGCATTTGGTGCGAGTTTGAACATGGAAACCAAATCGTATCAAGAAAAAGCATATGCTGAGGTTGCCAATTCTTTCGGAAGTTTTAATACAAGAAAGCACACATTATCTTTTGGAACGGGTTTGCATAATAATTTCGAATTAAATGCAAGAGTTTCAAATGTTGCTTCTGATGGTTTTATTGATAGAGCAACTTCTAATATGTTTGGTTATTTCTTTAATGCTAATTATGTGAAAGAATCTACTTTAATCAAGCTTTTAGCATTTGGAGGAAAAGAAAAAACCTATCAAGCTTGGTACGGGATAGAAGATTTAGATGGTGATAGAACTTTTAATCCAGCAGGGATGTACTTTGATGATAATGGTGATATGCAGTTTTATGATAATGAAACCGATAATTATTGGCAAAATCATTTCCAATTACATTGGACAGAAAAGTGGTCTGAAAAATGGATTTCAAATGCTGCATTACACTACACAATTGGAAAAGGTTATTTCGAACAATATAAAGAAGACGAAGATTTAACTGATTATAATTTACCAGCTTTTAATGGTAATTCTATTTCAGATTTAGTAAGAAAGCGTTGGTTAGATAATGATTTTTTTGGAGCAACATTCTCTTTAAATTACAAAACATCACAATTAGATTTATTGTTTGGTGGTGCAGCCAATCGTTATTTAGGATTGCATTATGGAGAAGTAGTTTGGACACCTAACTACATTCCAGCGCCAAATCGTTACTATGATAATTATGGAAACAAAGACGATATGAATGTGTATACAAAAGCATCTTACAATATTACAAGTAAGTTAAATTTGTTTGCCGATTTACAATATAGAATGGTTTTTTATAATGCAACAAGCGTAAAATTTGACGATGTTAATGATACGTTCCGATTTTTCAATCCAAAAGCAGGTTTGAATTTTCAATTGGATGAAAAGAATGCTTTTTATGGTTATTTTGGAGTTGCAAACAAAGAACCAAGACGCGACGATTACGAAAGTGGAGCAATTAAACCAGAACGTTTATTTGATTATGAATTGGGTTGGAAATACAACACTAAAAATGTGAAATTGTACGCAAATGCATTTTACATGAGATACAATAATCAGTTGGTAATGACAGGAGCCTTAAACGATGTGGGTTCTCCAATTTTCACAAATAGTGGAAAAAGTTACCGATTAGGTTTAGAAGTAGAATCTACAATTGTATTAACAGATAAGTTAATATTAAATCCAAATGTTACGATTAGTCAAAATAAAAATGAAGACTTTTATTTTCAGAGAGATGGTGTAGTTCAAAATTTAGGAAATACAAATATTGCGTATTCACCTAATTTTATCTTTGGAAATAGATTTACTTTCTTACCAGTTAAAGGATTACAACTTTCGTTATTATCTAAAATGGTAGGTGAACAATATATGGGGAATATTGATTCGGACAAGTCAAAATTAGATGGTTATTTCATAAACGATTTTAATGTTTCGTATGATTGGAAAATCAATAAAGGTATTAAGTCGATTGTGTTTTCTGGTTTAGTAAATAATATTTTTGATATAGAATATGAGTCTAATGGCTATTTCTATACGTATGACGATACTTGGTCAGGCCCAACTCCAGTTACTATTGAAGGAACAGGTTACTATCCGCAAGCTGGGATTAATTTCTTAGTTGGAGCAACCTTAAAATTTTAG
- a CDS encoding HIT family protein — translation MASIFTKIVNGEIPCYKIAEDENYLAFLDVNPNAKGHTLCIPKQEINKIFDMDEELYLGLMKFSRKVAKAIEKSVECKRIGVAVVGLEVPHVHVHLIPLQDMDDMRFQRKTSLTPEEFQDLAKQISSNI, via the coding sequence ATGGCTAGTATTTTTACCAAAATAGTAAACGGCGAAATTCCGTGTTATAAAATTGCTGAAGATGAAAATTATTTGGCATTTTTAGATGTTAATCCAAATGCAAAAGGACATACATTATGTATTCCGAAGCAAGAGATTAATAAAATCTTTGACATGGATGAAGAACTTTATTTAGGATTGATGAAGTTTTCTAGAAAAGTTGCAAAAGCCATTGAAAAATCAGTAGAATGTAAGCGTATTGGTGTTGCAGTTGTTGGATTAGAAGTGCCTCATGTACATGTGCATTTAATTCCGCTACAGGATATGGACGATATGCGTTTTCAAAGAAAAACAAGTTTAACGCCTGAAGAGTTTCAGGATTTAGCAAAGCAGATAAGTTCTAATATATAA
- a CDS encoding flavin reductase family protein — MLSIDPKEIAPAKLQGYLQSAVAPRPIAFASTIDSNGNPNLSPFSFFNVFSSNPPILIFSPARRVRDNTIKHTLINANSTREVVINVVNYDIVQQMSLSSTEYPDGVNEFEKAGFTMLKSDKVKPFRVAESPVQFECKINDVVALGDQGGAGNLIICEVVKIHINESVLDATGMIDQHKIDLVARMGGNWYSRSNVGMFEVEKPLTTLGVGVDMIPDFIKESGYFNGNDLGKLGNIENIPTEEEIAIFVKENFEVKAVLSADDLDTKFQKAKEYVDNGRAIDAWKLLLAKK; from the coding sequence ATGTTAAGCATCGATCCAAAAGAAATAGCGCCAGCAAAATTACAAGGGTATTTACAGAGTGCGGTTGCGCCTAGACCAATTGCATTTGCTAGTACAATTGACTCTAATGGGAATCCAAATTTATCACCATTTAGTTTCTTTAATGTGTTTAGTTCTAATCCACCGATTTTAATTTTTTCACCGGCAAGACGTGTTCGCGATAATACGATTAAACATACTTTGATTAATGCAAATAGCACAAGAGAAGTAGTAATTAATGTGGTAAATTATGATATTGTTCAGCAAATGTCATTATCGAGTACAGAATATCCTGATGGTGTAAATGAGTTTGAAAAAGCTGGATTTACAATGCTAAAATCAGATAAAGTAAAACCATTTCGCGTGGCAGAAAGTCCAGTGCAATTTGAATGTAAAATTAATGATGTTGTTGCTTTAGGAGATCAAGGTGGTGCTGGGAATTTGATTATTTGTGAAGTTGTAAAAATTCACATTAATGAGTCGGTTTTAGATGCAACCGGTATGATTGACCAACACAAAATTGATTTGGTTGCCCGAATGGGAGGAAATTGGTATAGCCGTTCTAATGTAGGGATGTTTGAAGTAGAAAAGCCGCTTACAACTCTTGGAGTAGGAGTAGATATGATTCCAGATTTCATCAAAGAAAGTGGTTATTTTAATGGAAACGATTTGGGTAAATTAGGAAACATAGAAAATATTCCAACAGAAGAAGAAATTGCTATATTTGTAAAAGAAAATTTTGAGGTAAAAGCAGTTTTAAGCGCTGATGATTTGGATACAAAATTTCAAAAAGCAAAAGAGTATGTAGATAATGGAAGAGCGATTGACGCTTGGAAATTATTATTAGCAAAGAAATAA
- a CDS encoding sensor histidine kinase, which translates to MQFSEKRNLTRWFIIIASFFIVTLILWNTYNFFQIFKNEERAKMEFWASAQKTLANANEHTDVELPFQIITNNTTIPIFITDSKENIIDFNNIDEEISKDSIALNKYFNSIKNDNQPIKMERSNNKYQLVYYGNSPLLNKLKYYPVALLLIIILFGAVVYNFYRATKMATQNKLWAGMAKETAHQIGTPLSSLIGWLEILKLDNVEESTITEIEKDISRLQTITDRFSKIGSEPVLEKRDIIEDTKNTVEYLQSRVSQQVSFTFKAPQHPIYVEFNPALHSWTIENLVKNAIDAMKGKGALNINITELENFVKIRITDTGKGIPKNQFSKVFEPGFTTKKRGWGLGLSLTKRIVQDYHKGKIKVEHSEIGKGTTMQMSFKKSTIV; encoded by the coding sequence ATGCAGTTTTCAGAAAAGCGAAATCTAACGCGTTGGTTTATCATAATTGCTTCTTTTTTCATAGTAACTTTAATACTTTGGAATACTTATAACTTTTTTCAAATTTTTAAAAATGAAGAAAGAGCAAAAATGGAATTTTGGGCAAGTGCACAAAAAACATTAGCTAATGCCAATGAACATACCGATGTAGAACTTCCTTTTCAAATTATTACCAATAATACTACCATTCCCATTTTTATTACCGACAGCAAAGAAAATATTATCGACTTCAACAATATTGATGAAGAAATTTCAAAAGATAGTATTGCTTTAAACAAGTATTTCAATTCGATAAAAAACGACAACCAACCCATTAAAATGGAGCGTTCCAACAACAAATACCAATTGGTATATTACGGAAATTCGCCTCTTTTAAACAAATTGAAATATTATCCTGTTGCACTTTTATTGATCATTATTTTATTTGGAGCAGTAGTGTATAATTTTTACCGAGCTACAAAAATGGCCACTCAAAACAAACTTTGGGCAGGAATGGCAAAAGAAACAGCTCACCAGATAGGAACGCCACTTTCTTCATTAATTGGTTGGTTAGAAATTTTAAAATTGGACAATGTTGAAGAAAGTACGATTACCGAAATTGAAAAAGACATTTCGCGGCTTCAAACAATTACAGATCGTTTTTCTAAAATTGGAAGTGAACCTGTATTAGAAAAACGCGATATCATTGAAGACACTAAAAATACCGTTGAATATTTACAAAGTCGTGTATCGCAACAGGTTTCCTTTACTTTTAAAGCACCTCAACATCCTATTTATGTTGAATTTAATCCAGCTTTACATAGTTGGACAATAGAAAATTTAGTAAAAAATGCGATTGATGCAATGAAAGGAAAAGGTGCGTTGAACATCAACATAACCGAACTTGAAAACTTTGTTAAAATCCGAATTACCGATACTGGTAAAGGGATTCCTAAGAACCAATTTTCAAAAGTTTTTGAACCAGGTTTTACAACCAAAAAACGTGGATGGGGATTAGGATTATCATTAACAAAACGTATTGTTCAAGACTATCACAAAGGAAAAATCAAAGTAGAACATTCAGAAATTGGAAAAGGAACGACTATGCAAATGAGTTTTAAAAAATCCACTATTGTTTAA
- a CDS encoding DUF4301 family protein has protein sequence MEKIFTEQDIKYITERGNSLEKVQQQLDFFIQGIPKINLVKSATINDGIWQFSKEEIDSFVDYFDKYKNQYTIEKFIPASGAATRMFKFLNEFLNEFDFENDTINGYINKKNAKDVSIFIFGLKNFPFYRELKQRTIQLYPNYYSLSSDNKHYFLIKTLLSKEGLDFANKPKGILPFHVKGEKITTPIEENIFEAHFFKKENQKTKIHFTITEEFLADFTKITNQFPECEVSFSYQNQSSDTLAVNEDNSPFRIEDNQLFFRPGGHGALIDNLNSIQSDIIFIKNIDNVSQNHVDIIATYKKVLGGVLIRMQYLIFEYLKKLSEGNVTESEINEIKDFAENKCSFPLPEEFNFFQTAYKIEYLIKVLNRPIRVCGMVKNEGEPGGGPFWVQDEKGRLTLQIVETSQIDMNNKSQKSIVKEATHFNPVDIVCGVKNFKGEKFDLVNFIDHNAAFITEKTKYGKPIKAFELPGLWNGAMAKWTTIFVEVPLETFNPVKTVNDLLKSAHQPDNG, from the coding sequence ATGGAAAAAATATTTACAGAACAAGATATAAAATACATTACGGAAAGAGGAAATTCATTAGAAAAAGTGCAACAACAGTTGGATTTTTTTATTCAAGGAATTCCTAAAATAAATTTAGTAAAATCGGCTACCATTAATGATGGAATTTGGCAATTTTCTAAAGAAGAAATCGATTCGTTTGTTGATTATTTTGATAAATATAAAAATCAATACACGATTGAAAAATTTATTCCAGCTTCTGGTGCTGCAACGCGTATGTTTAAGTTTCTGAATGAATTTTTAAATGAATTTGATTTTGAAAACGACACTATCAACGGTTACATCAATAAAAAGAATGCTAAAGACGTTTCTATTTTTATTTTTGGTTTGAAGAATTTTCCGTTTTATAGAGAATTAAAACAAAGAACAATTCAATTATATCCAAATTATTACTCATTATCAAGTGATAATAAGCATTATTTTTTAATTAAAACGCTTCTAAGCAAGGAAGGATTGGATTTTGCAAACAAACCAAAAGGGATATTACCTTTTCATGTAAAGGGCGAAAAAATTACAACTCCAATCGAAGAAAATATTTTTGAAGCTCATTTTTTCAAAAAGGAAAATCAAAAAACAAAAATTCACTTCACAATTACAGAAGAATTTCTAGCTGATTTTACTAAAATTACCAATCAATTTCCAGAATGTGAAGTTAGTTTTTCATATCAAAATCAATCGTCTGATACTTTAGCGGTTAATGAAGATAATTCGCCATTTAGAATTGAAGACAATCAATTGTTTTTTAGACCAGGCGGACACGGAGCTTTGATAGATAATTTAAACTCGATTCAATCAGACATTATTTTCATTAAAAATATTGATAATGTATCTCAAAACCATGTCGATATAATTGCAACTTATAAGAAGGTCTTAGGCGGTGTTTTAATTCGAATGCAATATCTAATATTCGAATATTTAAAAAAATTATCAGAAGGAAATGTTACGGAATCTGAAATCAACGAGATAAAAGATTTTGCAGAAAATAAATGTTCATTTCCGTTACCTGAAGAGTTTAATTTCTTTCAAACAGCTTATAAAATTGAGTACTTGATAAAAGTTTTAAATCGTCCAATTCGCGTTTGTGGAATGGTTAAAAATGAAGGTGAGCCTGGTGGTGGACCGTTTTGGGTTCAAGACGAAAAAGGCAGATTGACTTTGCAAATTGTTGAGACATCTCAAATTGACATGAATAATAAATCTCAAAAAAGCATAGTTAAAGAAGCAACTCATTTTAATCCTGTGGATATTGTTTGTGGGGTTAAAAACTTTAAAGGCGAAAAATTTGATTTAGTAAATTTTATTGATCATAATGCCGCTTTTATTACTGAAAAAACGAAATATGGCAAACCAATTAAAGCTTTTGAACTTCCAGGTTTATGGAATGGTGCCATGGCAAAATGGACAACTATATTTGTTGAGGTGCCGTTAGAAACTTTTAATCCTGTTAAAACTGTAAACGATTTATTAAAATCGGCTCATCAACCAGATAATGGATAA